In a genomic window of Pelecanus crispus isolate bPelCri1 chromosome 1, bPelCri1.pri, whole genome shotgun sequence:
- the LRRN3 gene encoding leucine-rich repeat neuronal protein 3, translating into MKDMQLKINFLLGLVITALVQAVEKKADCPESCICEIRPWFTPRSVYMEAPTVDCNDLGLFNFPARLPADTQVLLLQTNNIAKIEHSVDFPVNLTGLDLSQNNLSSVTSINLRKTPQLLSVYLEENKLTELPEECLSGLHNLQELYINHNLLSVIAPGAFIGLNNLLRLHLNSNGLQMINRKWFEATPNLEILMIGENPIIRIEDMNFKPLINLRSLVLAGINLTEIPDNALVGLDKLESISFYDNRFVRVPHVALQKATNLKFLDLNKNPINRIRRGDFSNMLHLKELGINNMPELISIDSLAVDNLPDLRKIEATNNPRLSYIHPNAFYRLPKLESLMLNSNALSALYRSTIESLPNLKEVSIHSNPIRCDCVIRWINMNKTNIRFMEPESLFCVDPPEFQGQNVRQIHFREMMEICLPLIAPESFPSTLDLKTGSHISLHCRATAEPEPEIYWITPSGNKLLPNTISNKYYIHSEGTLDISDVTQKESGLYTCIATNLVGADLKSVMIKVDGSFPQDSNGSLNIKIKDIKSNSVLVSWKASSKILKSSVRWTAFLKAENSQAAQSARIPSDIKVYNLTHLHPSTEYKICIDIPTIYSQNKKQCVNVTTKGLDLAMKGYEKNNIIGFLACLGALLGIISVIYLYSCISREMNYDVGHSSLKNYLKKQSFSLNELYPPLISLWDMGKEKSTAMEVKATVIGVPTNMS; encoded by the coding sequence ATGAAGGACATGCaactcaaaattaattttctacttGGCCTAGTTATCACTGCACTAGTAcaagctgtagaaaaaaaagcagactgccCAGAGTCATGTATATGTGAGATCAGACCATGGTTCACTCCCAGGTCTGTGTATATGGAGGCTCCAACAGTGGACTGTAATGATTTAggtctttttaattttccagcCAGACTGCCTGCTGACACACAGGTTCTACTTCTACAGACTAACAATATTGCAAAAATTGAACATTCAGTAGACTTCCCAGTGAATTTAACTGGTCTAGATTTATCTCAGAACAATTTATCCTCAGTGACCAGTATTAATCTTAGAAAGACACCACAGTTGCTTTCAGTCTAccttgaagaaaacaaacttaCTGAACTCCCTGAAGAATGTCTCTCTGGACTCCACAATTTACAAGAGCTTTATATTAATCATAACCTGCTTTCTGTGATTGCACCGGGAGCTTTCATAGGCCTCAATAATCTTCTCAGACTTCATCTCAACTCAAATGGTCTGCAAATGATCAACAGGAAGTGGTTTGAAGCTACTCCTAATCTTGAAATTCTCATGATTGGAGAAAACCCAATAATCAGAATCGAAGATATGAACTTTAAGCCTCTTATCAATCTGCGCAGCCTAGTTTTAGCAGGCATAAACCTCACTGAAATACCAGATAATGCTTTGGTTGGCCTTGACAAATTAGAAAGcatctccttttatgacaacAGATTTGTTAGAGTGCCCCACGTTGCTCTTCAAAAGGCTACAAATCTTAAATTTCTGGATCTAAATAAGAATCCCATTAACAGAATACGACGAGGAGATTTTAGCAATATGCTGCACCTAAAAGAGTTAGGAATTAATAACATGCCTGAACTGATTTCTATAGATAGTCTTGCTGTTGATAATTTGccagatttaagaaaaatagaagcTACTAATAACCCCAGATTATCATACATTCATCCAAATGCATTCTACAGACTTCCCAAGCTGGAATCACTCATGCTCAACAGCAACGCACTGAGCGCCCTGTACCGCAGTACAATAGAATCCTTGCCTAACCTCAAAGAAGTTAGTATACACAGCAATCCCATTAGATGCGATTGTGTCATCCGCTGGATTAacatgaacaaaacaaacattcGCTTCATGGAGCCGGAGTCCCTGTTTTGTGTAGATCCTCCTGAATTCCAAGGCCAGAATGTGAGACAAATACACTTCAGGGAAATGATGGAAATCTGTCTCCCCCTGATAGCTCCTGAAAGTTTTCCATCTACGCTGGATTTAAAAACTGGCAGCcatatttccttacactgcagAGCAACAGCAGAACCAGAACCTGAAATCTACTGGATAACACCATCAGGAAACAAACTTTTGCCTAATACTATTTCCAATAAATACTACATTCATTCCGAAGGAACGTTAGACATAAGTGATGtaacacaaaaagaaagtggCTTATACACATGTATAGCAACAAATTTAGTTGGGGCAGACCTAAAGTCAGTCATGATTAAAGTGGATGGCTCTTTCCCTCAGGACAGCAATGGATCtttgaatattaaaataaaagatataaaATCTAATTCTGTTTTGGTTTCATGGAAAGCAAGTTCTAAAATCTTAAAGTCCAGTGTTAGATGGACAGcctttctgaaagctgaaaacTCTCAGGCTGCACAGAGCGCTCGAATACCATCTGATATAAAGGTATATAATCTTACACATCTACATCCATCAACTGAATACAAAATTTGTATAGATATTCCCACTATCTATTCACAGAATAAGAAACAGTGTGTCAATGTAACCACAAAAGGACTGGACTTGGCAATGAAAGGCTATGAAAAGAACAACATAATAGGATTCCTTGCCTGCCTTGGTGCTCTTTTGGGAATCATCTCTGTGATATATCTCTACAGCTGCATCTCACGAGAAATGAACTATGACGTTGGACACAGCTCTCTAAAGAATTACCTGAAGAAACAATCCTTTTCACTCAATGAGCTTTATCCTCCTCTAATCAGTCTTTGGGACAtgggcaaagaaaaaagcacagcaatgGAAGTAAAAGCAACTGTAATAGGTGTACCAACTAATATGTCATAA